The Deltaproteobacteria bacterium genomic sequence GGGGCTGTTGGTGTTGGTGCAGACCGCGCTGATCGTGTAGCGGCCCTGGTTGCCGCCGGTGTTGATATCATTGCTTTAGACACAGCTCATGGCCACACAGTCTCGGTTATTGAGGCAGTGCGCGCTACGAAAAAAGAGCATCCGGATTTGCCTATTGTAGCTGGGAACGTTGCCACAGAAGGTGCGGTCCGCGCGTTGGTTGAAGCGGGTGCAGACACTATTAAGGTCGGAATCGGGCCTGGCTCAATTTGCACGACCCGTATTGTCGCGGGTGTTGGTGTGCCCCAATTGACCGCGGTTTTCCGTTGTGCAGCTGCGGCTAAGGAACTGGGTGCTTATGTTATCGCCGATGGTGGTATTCGTCATTCTGGCGACGTCGTGAAGGCATTGGCCAGTGGAGCAAGTGTTGTCATGGTCGGCAGTATGTTTGCCGGCACGAATGAAGCGCCGGGTGAAGTTGTGCTGTATCAGGGACGAAGCTACAAATCCTATAGGGGTATGGGTTCTTTAGGAGCCATGGAAGCAGGCAGCGCTGACCGTTATTTCCAGGCCAACCAGGGCGCATCGAAATTGGTTCCCGAAGGTGTTGAAGGCTTGGTGCCCTATAAGGGGGAGCTTGCCGCCAGTGTCTACCAGATGGTGGGAGGCCTGCGTGCAGGTATGGGTTACCTTGGAGCACCGAACTTGGAAACACTTCGCAAGAATGCTCGGTTCAATAGAATCACTGCAGCAGGGACGCGGGAAAGTCATGTTCACGATGTGACTGTCACTAAAGAGCCGCCAAACTACCGCACATGAGAGGCACCATTGCCCTTGTCGTCTGAATTCTTTTTTTAGGAGAGGCACACCGTGGCTCAAGAACGTATCCTTATTCTCGACTTTGGTTCCCAGTACACGCAGTTAATCGCACGCCGCATCCGCGAAGCCGGTGTTTATAGCGAGATTTATGCGTGGGATGTAGATCCTGCATACATAAAAGAATTCGCACCCAAGGGTATTATCTTGTCGGGCGGGCCTGAGTCTGTAACCGAAGAAGGTTCTCCTCGTGCTCCTGATCTGGTTTTTGAATTAGACGTTCCCGTTTTGGGAATCTGTTATGGTCTGCAGACAACCGCGGTTCAACATGGCGGTAAAGTAGAGCCATCGGAGCTAAGAGAATTTGGT encodes the following:
- the guaB gene encoding IMP dehydrogenase, giving the protein MNQDIPQALTFDDVLLEPCYSEILPTEVNTATELAPGISLHVPIVSAAMDTVTESRLAIAMAREGGLGFVHKNLSIEQQAKEVLRVKKSESGMILDPITIGPGQTLGEARELMSRHNISGILVVEGEQLVGIITNRDLRFEDRATIEVREAMTAEVVTAPEGITTDESKRLLQKHRIEKLPVVDGQGAIQGLITIKDIEKSENFPNATKDKLGRLRVGGAVGVGADRADRVAALVAAGVDIIALDTAHGHTVSVIEAVRATKKEHPDLPIVAGNVATEGAVRALVEAGADTIKVGIGPGSICTTRIVAGVGVPQLTAVFRCAAAAKELGAYVIADGGIRHSGDVVKALASGASVVMVGSMFAGTNEAPGEVVLYQGRSYKSYRGMGSLGAMEAGSADRYFQANQGASKLVPEGVEGLVPYKGELAASVYQMVGGLRAGMGYLGAPNLETLRKNARFNRITAAGTRESHVHDVTVTKEPPNYRT